Genomic window (Methyloprofundus sp.):
TTTAAACTGGATTTTTCAGACTTTAGCGACGACTTAGACAGTAAAGAAAACCACCAACGATTTTTTGCAGGCATTCCCAAAGTGCCGCCGAAGAAAAAAGAGTCGATGGCGATTTATTTAATGTTCTTACAGCACATTATTTATTCACTGAAAGACACAGGCAAAGCCGCCGTTGTTGTCCCCACAGGCTTTATCACCGCCCAAAGTGGCATAGATAAGAAAATCCGCCAAAAGCTAGTAGATGAAAAAATGCTCGCAGGGGTGGTCAGTATGCCCTCAAATATTTTTGCCAATACAGGCACGAACGTGTCTATTTTGCTTATAGATAAAGAAAATACAGCAGACGTGGTATTGATTGATGCGTCGAATCTAGGGGAAAAAGTCAAAGATGGTAAAAACCAGAAAACTCTATTAAGTGAGACGGAAGAAGAGCAAATTATTAGTACCTTTAATAGCAAAGCAGCGGAAGATGATTTTTCTGTGGTGGTGAGTTATGAAGAGATTAAGGCTAAGAATTATTCACTGAGTGCAGGGCAGTATTTTGAGGTGAAGATTGAGTATGTGGATATTTCACAAGAAGAATTTGAAAATAAGCTAAAAGGCTTTGAGTCTACGTTAGAGGGGTTATTCTTTGAGTCAAATAATTTGCAAGCAAAGATAAATAGCGGATTAAAAGGACTGAGGTATGAGTAAGCTAACAACATATAAGTTTAGCAACCTTTACGATATGAGTTCAGGCATATCTTCTAAGCCAGAGCAGGCAGGGCATGGTTTCCCATTTGTTTCATTTAGTACCGTCTTCAATAATCAATTTTTGCCCGAAACTCTCCCTAATTTAATGGATACATCGGAAAAGGAAAGAAAAATATACTCTGTAAAAGAGGGTGATATTTTTTTGACAAGAACAAGTGAAACGCTAGATGAGCTGGCAATGAGTAGCGTTGCAGTCAGAGAAATAAAAAATGCTACATACAGTGGTTTTTCAAAAAGGCTTAGACCAACACAAAGTGATATTAGTTATCATAAATTTATGGCGTTTTATTTGAGGAGTAAGTTGTTTAGAAAGACAATGAAAAATAACGCCATAATGACGTTGAGGGCAAGTTTAAATGAACAGATCTTCTCCTATTTAGACTTGTTGCTTCCAGAGTATAAAGAACAAAAGAAAATAGGTGATTATTTATATCTACTAAACCAAAAAATAGAACTCAACAACAAAATCAATACTGAGCTAGAAGCGATGGCGAAGCTGATTTACGACTATTGGTTTGTGCAGTTTGACTTCCCCGATGCCAACGGCAAGCCCTACAAATCATCGGGCGGAAAAATGCTTTACAACGAAGCTCTAAAACGTGATATTCCTGATGGGTGGGAAGCTAAGAAAATTAAAGAAATTGCCTCAACAGGCTCTGGTGGCACACCTTTAAAATCAAAAAATGAATACTACTATAAAGGTGATATTCCTTGGATTAACAGTGGTGAAGTAAATGTCCCCTTTATTATTAAAGCAAAAAAGTTCATAACAAAAAAGGGCATGGATGAGTCAAGTGCAAAGCTATTTCAAAGTGGAGCTATTCTTATGGCGATGTATGGTGCAACTGCTGGAAAAGTAAGCTTTATAAATTTTCCAGCAACTACAAATCAAGCTATTTGTTCAATAATTCCACAAAACCCTCACCTCAATTTTTACCTAAAATTTGGCTTAGAGGATCTTTATCGCTATTTGGTCAATTTAAGCTCTGGGTCAGCAAGAGATAACCTATCACAAGATAAAATTAAAGAACTAAAGTTCTCTATTCCTTCTGAGGAATTGCTAGAGGAATATAATTTAAAAATCGAACCAATGATGAGTTTGATTCTTCTTAATTTGAAAGAAATTAGTGAATTAGCTGAACTAAGAGACTGGCTCTTACCCATGTTAATGAACGGACAAGTGACGGTAAAGGGGGCTTAGTCGAACCGTAATACCTCATGGTGGCGGCAACATGATCAAAGCCCATTTAGCCCCACTTTATTATGTTTATCTGCATCAATATGACGTTCATATGCTCCCCAGTCATCAAGGGCAGTGAATTTCTTGATAGCATGTCATAAATTATAATCATACAGAAAAACTACAGATTCAACCCATTACCCAAAAATCATTGCAACGAAATAATCATGCCGAACGGTATTGGGTTTTTACCTAACAAGAAAAAATAACTTTAGTTCAAATAGCGATTAATAGCCTCTAAATCAGCCCTACTCAAGCTATTAGTGACATTTTTTAAACGTATGCCACTGATTAAGAATTGATAACGCGCTTGGGCATATTTACTTTTGGCACTGGTCAGGTTTCTAGTGGCAGCTAAGACATCAACCATCGTTCTGGTGCCGACTTCAAAACCAGCATCGGTTGCTTCCAAAGCACTTTGGCCTGAGATGACTGCTGCATTCAGTGCTTGCACTTGGCTGATACTGGCCATTACCCCACGGTAAGCATTTTTAACTTCTTTGGTTGCTGCTCTCTGAGTTGCAATGAGGTTTTCATTTGCTTGCGCCAATTGGTACTCAGCCTCACGGGTTCTGGAATTGACTGCGCCCCCTTCAAAAATGGGAATATTTAATTGCATGCCTACACTTTGCGTATTTCCGTGTGACCAACTGTTACCACTGTTATCATTAAAGCCAACGTGACTAACGATATCTAATTGTGGGTAATGTCCGCTACGTTGTAATTCAATGGTATCTTGCAGGATTTCGGTTTCACTTTTTGCAATCAAAATTTGTAAGTTTTGTACTAAAGCGCTGTTATTCCATTCCTCTAAACTGGCTGGTACTGGTTGAGTGAGGGGTAGGGTTTCACCTAAGGTGGCTAGTTTGGCAGAGTAGGGGCCAATAATTTCCATTAATGCTTCTTCAGCATTATCAACAGCATTAACGGCTGCAATTTCATCAGAACGACTTTGGTCATATCCAGCTTGTGCTTCATAAACATCAGTAATGGCAATCAGGCCGACATCAAATCGTTGTTTTGCTTGCTCTAATTGTCTGCCAATTGCATTTTTTTCAGAAATAATAAAAGCCAAATCATCTTGAGCTGCTAATACTGCAAAATAAGCACTGGTTGTTTTGGTGATTAAATTTTGTTGTTCAGCAACGTAACTTGCTTCAGCTTGGGCAATTTGTTTTTCAGATTGTGATAACTGTACCCATTGATCCCAATGAAAAACGGGTTGCACCAAATTCATGGTAAATTGGCCATCCCAGTAATTATTTCGGGTAGATTGGCCAGGAAATTTTTGATTAAAGAGTGATTCTTGATATTGCCATTGGTAAGCATATGAACCATTAGCCGTTACTGTTGGTAATAAGCGAGCAATACTTTGATCTTTCTTTTCGCCGATGGCCAATTTATTGGCTGCTGCTTGCCGTAAAAATGGGTCATTTTGCAAAGCAAGATCGTATGTTTCTAATAAGTTTTGTGCTTGGCAGGTTGTGGATATTAAAAAAATGAGTGCAATTGCTTTTTTATTCATAAAGGCATTCTTAGGCAGTTGGAGCAAAAATTGAGCATACGTAAATAAACAGGATATCGCTAAGTATAGATTAAAGTAGCGTATATTTGCATTAGATAATCATTTCATTATACACCTTGAGGTTTTAATAATGTTCAAGATGTATAAAATCTTAACCATTTAGAAAATTATTTCAGTTGTTTCTGAAGGGCTGCACTAATTTCTTGACTTAACTTAGCTAGTAATCGACTTTGTGCTGCTACATAGTCTTGATAGTCTATGCCGCTGGTGTTTTCATGTAATACCGATTTTCTGGCGATAACTTTGGTACTTTTGGGTTGGTTGGTAATAGTCCAATCAGCATTTAATGTGACGCTGCCGCCTAGCATGCCATCAAACTGACGGACATTAATGGTGACTTGGTAATCAGATTCCAAGGGTGTTATATCTTGGCTAAGGCTTACATGGTCAGTGGCGAGTAAAATAGATAAGTTTTCCCCGACTATGCGTTGAAAATCTTCCTGAAAGTCACCTCCCCAGCGGTTAAATTCATTTAATAGCAACATGTTTGCATTGGAGCGTGTCACAATCTGAGGTCGCAACAAGGTTTCGGGAATGGTGACAGGCCCTAGCTTGATAGCGATTTGCTTGCTATTAGCGTTACTAGATAGGTCACGTTCAAGGGTGTTCATTATATAAAACTTGGCTTTAGGTGAACTGCCGCAGCCAGCAATGTTCAGTGTTATGGCCATCAATAAACTGGTGCAAATGACTTTCTTATTCATCAATAGTTTCCTCTTTGCCATTGAGTAATGATTCTGGATGTCTTTCCAAGTAATCAGTTAAATCTTTAAATGATCGCGCAGCTCTATTCACTTCACGTAAGGTTGAGTGCAGGTCTTGTTGCAAAGGTGAATTACTTTGCAAGGTAGTTTCAATTGTTGCTAACGATTTATTCGTCTGCTGTAAGGTTTTGGATATTTCTGGTACCACAGTATGGTTGAGCTTATAGCTCAGTTCTTTGACTTCGGTCATCATGTCATCTATTTTACGTATGATATTGGGGATATCATGCTTGATGATACCTAAAGCACCAGGAACACTAGGGAACTCGGGGGTATATGCATCCCAATCTATCTCATATGTTTTCTTATGCGGAAAAAAATCAAGTTCTATAAATAATTGGCCAGTGAGAAGGTTGCCGGTTTGCAAACGTGCTCTTAGACCTTGTTTAATCAATAAGTTAGTACGTTCTTTATGCGCTGTTGAATATTGCTCAAATTCGCTTGATATTAATTTATGATCTAGTCGATCATAGTTAACAGTCATCGTAACAGGGACGATAAATTTTTTCTTATCATCATCAAAGCGTAGTTGAATATCAGTTACTTCACCTAATTGGATACCGCTAAATTCAACAGGTGCGCCGATAGATAGACCGCGTACTGATTCAGAAAAATTAATAATGTATTGTGGGCCTACTTTATAGTTGATGTTTAAAGTAGCTTCTTGGTTATCATATAACTTAAACTCAGCATTATTGGTTGCAGGGCTAGCACTTCTGCTCGCTTCATTAGAATGGAAGGCTATGCCGCCCATTAAGATTGAAACTAAAGATTCGGTATTCATACTAATACCTTGTGCGCTCATCTCAAAGTCTACGCCACTAGCATTCCAGAACTTGGAGTTAGCATAGACCCATTTATCAAATGGCTCGCGTACAAAAATTTGGATAGCAACCGACTTACCATCTTCATTAAGCTTTACATTTTCAACTTGGCCTACATTAAATTTACGATAATAAATAGGTGCATCTCTGGCAATAGAGCCTAAATCCTTGGTATGTAAAATGAAGTGTTTACCTGGAGTGCTACGAGTCACAACAGGAGGAATATCTAGACCTGTAAATTGACGCATTTTTTTACCCGATGAGCTGGGGTCAACACCGATATAGGCTCCTGATAATAGGGTTTCCAAGCCCGACACACCACTGACATCAATACGTGCATTGACCACCCAAAAACGCGTTTGATCGCTTAGGAAGGGTTTGAAGTCTTTGGACATTTCAGCTATTACTTCTACATTTTTGGTAACATGATTCAAGTGTATCGAGGTTACTTGACCTATTTCAACATTTTTATATTTTATTTTGGTTTTCCCTGCCTCCAAGCCATCAGCCGTTTTGAAAGCAATCGTTATGGTTGGCCCCATTTTTGACCAAGCTTGATAAGCTATCCAAGCACCTGTTAACAGAGCAACTAAAGGCACTAACCAGATAATGGATAATTTTGACCTGCTTTGAATGTCGCTTTCTGGCAAACTGGCAAAATAATCATCCTGTTTGGGTTCACTCATTAATTTTCTCCATATTATCCCAGATTAAACGCGGGTCAAATGCTTTGGCAGCCAGCATGGTTAACACGACAACGCTACCAAAAGCGACAGCTCCCACACCCACCTCAATCGTCATTAGGCCTTGAATTTGTATGAGCGCCGCCATTAAGGTAGCCACAAAAATATCCACCATCGACCAATGGCCAATTATTTCAGTGAGCCGGTATAGCCGAGTTCTTTCTTTAGGCCGCCACTGTGATTTGATTTGTACGGTAATTAACAGCATCGATAAAATTAGTAATTTCAGCAAAGGGACACAGATACTGGCGATAAATAGAATTAATGCTAGAGGCCAATCGCCATACATTGCCAGATGAATAACACCGCTCATAATGGTATCGCCTTCTGTTTTCCCCAAGCTGGTGATCACCATAACTGGTAATAGATTAGCAGGAACAAACATAATAATAGCAGCTAATAACAACGCAGTACTGCGCGATTGGCTTTGTGGTTTTCTTAAATGTAAGGCACTACTACAGCGCGGACATTGTGCACTGTGCTTAGTTGGCAGGGTACATAATAAATTACAGTTATGACAGTTGGTTAATGCTTGTTTTCTATTAAGTATCGACGACTTTGTACTTTGCGTTTTAGGACTAATAAGCTGCCAGAGCATTTCGGTATCAAGGTCATTCAGAATAGCGGCAATAACAAAAATTAATAAGCCAAAAGTCCATAAAGCTATGCCTGGAATAACGGTTGCCAAGGCAGATAATTTTACGATTGAAACTAGAATGCCGAGCATTAAAACTTCCAACATGCTCCAGAAGCCTATAGTACGCACTATGCGATATATTTGTGGGGCAAGCCATGGAATACGGTTAAAGTTTAGTGGCAACAGAATATACAAAAGCCCGGTTAACTGTATAAGTGGCGCTCCTATGCAGGTTAAAAAAACTAAACCTGCTAGCAATAACATGTCGTGTGCAAATAGATAATCAACACAGGCAATTAAGGTAGCTGCCAATTCATGCCCTTCAGCACGTAACTGGATAATAGGGAAGGCATTAGCCATTACAAAGAGAACTAATGCGGTAACTACCAAAGCTAAAGTATGTTCAATGCTTTTAGCGGGCTGAATCCGTTGGCGCTTACGTAACACCGCCGCACAGCGGTAACAGCGCACCGTACCATCTTCAGGTAAGTGCTGAATTTTTTGTATTAAATCGCAATCATGGCAACTAATGATCAAGTCTATTGTTTGCATATGCTACTTCCTAAATTCCACTTGAGAATGCCTTACAATCCCATGTCAAAGACTAACCTGATAGATAAATAAAGCACTACCACCATAGCGGCAATAAACAAGACTGTTTGTGCAGGGTTATGCCAAAAATTCTTAAAAAAGGTATTGGCTTCACCTGACTGTTTAAGGCGAGCATATTCTTCCTGCTGCACTAAACGCCGCTCTTCTTGATAGTCATTAATTAAAGCACGAGCTTGTTCTAGTTGCTGCTCATCAGCTAGCCAGATAGCTGGCATCGAAATGCCCCAGTTGCCGGCATTAGTTTCATAAACTGAAATATTGTTTTCTTGCAGAAGGTCGCGCACATCATCCGCTTCATCATCAGGGACATGTCGTAAAGAAAAAAGTAATAAAGCCATTGCGGAATTGAGTGTCTATATGGATTGCTGTTTAATCTAATATTATAAATGTACTTTCAAAATGATGTTATGTAAAAATGTGTGGTACAGGTTTATTTTTGTCTCCAAAATTATGTGCTAACAACCTAATGGCGCTTAATGAAACCCCTAAATGATCTGTGGCTCGTTGTCGCGTATAGCCATTTTTAAGGACTAATTTTGCCGCACCCTGTTTAAACTCTAGTGTGTATTTAGGTTTTGGTTGTTTGTTTTCGTTACTCATATTCACCTCTAATGACATTATAAATCAGCCTTTAGATGTGTCCTGCTTTATTAAACCATTACAGGTGTCGATGGGTTAACGATTGAAGATTACCCCGTGTGGATACATCAGCACTGGGCGGATATTCAACGAGGATTGCAACAAGGCTATTATTGCCCGTTGCCTGTTAAGCGCGTGGAAATACCTAAGCCCAATGGCGGTATACGCCTATTAGGCATTCCTAGCGTACATGACAGAGTGATCCAGCAAGCCATCACACAAGTTTTACAGCCACTTATAGATCCTGATTTTTCAGATCATAGTCATGGGTTCCGTCCAAACCGCTCTGCACACGATGCTGTTAAATCGGTGCAGAAAGGAATCAAAGACGGCTATGGCTATGCCGTGGATATTGATTTATCCAAGTTTTTCGACAAAGTTGATCATGACTTATTGATGAACCGACTCGGTAAATGGGTGACTGATAAACAACTGCTGGCACTGATTGGAAAATATCTGCGTGCAGAAGTGAGCGTCAAAGGAAAGCTAGAGGCAACGCACTGTGGAGTTCCACAAGGCGGGCCGCTATCGCCCTTACTCGCCAACATTATGCTGGATGACCTTGATCGTTATTTAGAAAGCAAAGACTATCGTTTTGCGCGTTACGCGGATGATTTTGTTATCAGCGTCAAATCCTTACAAGAAGGAGAACGTATTAAAGCCGAAGTCACCGCTTATCTGGAAACGCTAAAGCTTCCTATCAACACAGAGAAAAGCCAAGTAGTTAGTCGTAAGCAGTTGTGTTTCTTAGGCTTTGCCTTTAAAGGCAAGAAGATAGTCTGGAGTCCGAAAAGTTTAGCTAACTTCAAGCACCGCATCCGTGAATTAACGGGGCGTTCGTGGGGAGTAAGCTGGATTTATCGGTATGAAAAACAATGGCGCAGGATACGCACACGTATTCGCAAGCTGATGCGATTAGGCGTATCCAAGTCAGTGGCGATCAGTTTGGGTATGAGCTCGAAGGGATATTACCGCCTAGCAAAAACCAAGGCGGTACAACTTGCTTTAAATAACAAATGGCTAAAATTGCAAGGTTTGGTCTCGATTGAAGAGCAATGGGTGAAGTTCCATTACTCATAATGGCGATGAACCGCCCTGTGCGGAGCCGCATGCAGGGTGGTGTGGGGAGGGCTGGAGAGAAACTAGCCCTTACCCGATTTAGATTTATTTACTAGAAAGTAGTTTTCCTTGATATTCACCTGTTAATGTTTTTAAGAAACTAACTAGCTGATTAACTTGCTCGTCATTATATTTCTTACCAACTTGAACTGCTCCCATAATAAGTATAGCCTCAGATAGATTATTAATTGAGCCGTCATGAAAATAGGGATAAGTTACTTCTATATTACGCAGAACAGGAACTTTAAAAACATGACGATCTATCTCTCTTTTGGTAACATTAAATCGTCCATCATCTACCTCAGTCATTTCACTACCTCGCATAGCAAAGTAATTCCTTTCTATGCCCATTTTTTCATAGGATAAACCACCTAGTGCAGGTCCAAAATGACATGAAGCACAATCTTGTTTGAATAGTAAATATCCTTTCTTTTCTTTTAAACTTAAAGCTTCATCATTTCCGCGTAAATATCGATCAAACTTTGAATTAGGGGTAAGTAAAGATTTCTCAAAAATAGCAATCGCATCTGTCACTGTTGCTTTGGTTATTCCAGATACAGGGTATAACTGACTAAACGAATTTTGATATTCAGGTACTTGTTTAAGTCTTTCAATCACCTTTTTCCATATAGCGCCCATTTCTCCTGGGTTTGCCACGGGGCCGGCAGCTTGGTCTTGTAAATCTTTTGCGCGACCATCCCAAAATTGCGCTAAATTATACATAGCGTTGAAAACAGTTGGAGAATTAATTGGTCCTTGCTGTCCTCTAATGCCTGTTGCGACAGACAACTGATCTGTCCCACCTTTTGTTAAGCTATGGCAGGAGGCACAAGAAAGCGTATTATCCCCAGACAACAAAGTGTCATGAAATAATTTATCGCCTAAAGCAACTTTATTGTCATCCAAATCAGTGGTTAAAGGCAATGGCTGTACGGGCTCTGCTTTATTCTTTTGTACCGTATCTTTACTCCAAGGGTAAATAGCTCTTTCACTTTTAATCCAATTAAGTATTTGCGTTCTTTCTTCTGAATTTAAACTATCGCTCCAATGCATAGAAAGGTATAGCGCTGGCGGCATTTTCTTATTATTAATAACATTTTCTAATCGCGCTAACATTAAGGGACTAAATGATTCTTCACCACTATAATTATTTTTATTTAAAATAAACCTTTGGCGAGCTTCTTTAATATCTTTTTCAATAAGTTGCTTAGCAATAGGTAAATTTGCATAAATAGGCATTCTTGTCATATTAGGTGAATGACAGTCGACACACTTATTTTGTAGTATTTTAGATACCTGAGAAAACTGTATTGAAGCAGTTGAGTTAATAGGAATACTTTTATTTTTACCATTAAGCCCTAATAAATTAGAAAGAGGAAGAGCGATTAAACAAGCTAAAAACAACACGAAAAACCAAATTTTTTTCATTTTAAACTCTGCATAAAATTAATTTTCTTATCGTAATATTATACATTGCTAATATTCACAATAAAAGCTACTTAAAATCTAACGCCAAATTCAGTGGCCGCTGGCAGATATAAGATGAACTTTGCAAGCACACTGAACTTTGATAAAAAAATGACCTTTGAAAAAAATCTGCGCTGCCAACGGTCAGCTGGAGCACATTGGTACGCCCAGCATGGGCGTAAACTAATGGGGTGAAAGTCCCCTGTAGGAGAACCTACTTTACCCGTTATTTTAGGGTGATTATAACTACTAGCCGACGGCAATTGCAACTTCGCGAGGTGTTGTGAGAAGGAAGCCCGAGTGCAAAACGACGAGCTTATGTACAAGAATGTCATACAAGGCCGAGTCTCAGGGGTGAGTTAGCCAATGATAACGAAACCCACAGGTTCGCGAGATACGGTAAATGGCAAGGCAGTGTCGTGACAGTTTACGCTTTTATCTGGGGAGATCTGTTTAACAGGCGATGTCACCTTATTGTATGAAATGAGTCAGTGGGCAACTGATTTAAATGTCCAGAAGTCCCGATGGCTATCCATCGGTGAACTAGCGAATACGATAGCAACACAATAAGTGCGCATAGCGTCTGTTAGGGCAACCTTGCAGATGATTAAACAGAAGTCAGCAGACGGCATAGTAGCCAAATGCCCAGCGTAATGGCTGGGACAGGGTGAAGGCCTGAACATTAGATGAGGAGCAGCCCGCTCTACCTTTGGCATAAGTCAGGCGGTAGATGAATTGGTAGCGAGCCTCAAACATTAACCCTTTATTTACTTTAATCATATTATTTGAACAAGTATTATCCTCCGACAACCTACGCAACGCATGGCAACGTGTGAAGCAAAACAAAGGAGCGGCAGGTGTCGATGGCTTAACGACTGAAGACTACCCTGTGTGGATTCATCAGCACTGGGAGAACATTTATCGTGGATTGCAACAAGGCTATTATTGTCCGTTGCCTGTTAAGCGCGTGGAAATACCTAAACCGAATGGCGGTATACGCCTATTAGGTATTCCCAGCGTGCATGACAGAGTGATCCAACAAGCCATCACACAAGTTTTACAGCCACTGATTGACCCTGATTTTTCAGATCACAGTCATGGATTCCGTCCAAATCGTTCCGCGCATGATGCAGTAAGGTCAGTGCAGAAAGGAATTAAAGACGGCTATGGCTATGCCGTGGATATTGATTTATCCAAGTTTTTCGACAAAGTCGATCATGACTTATTGATGAACCGACTCGGTAAATGGGTGACTGATAAACAACTGCTGGCACTGATTGGAAAATATCTGCGTGCAGAAGTGAGCGTCAAAGGAAAGCTAGAGGCAACGCACTGTGGGGTTCCACAAGGCGGGCCGCTATCGCCCTTACTCGCCAACATTATGCTGGATGACCTTGATCGTTATTTAGAAAGCAAAGACTATCGTTTTGCGCGTTACGCGGATGATTTTGTTATCAGCGTCAAATCCTTACAAGAAGGAGAACGAGTTAAAGCCGAAGTCACCGCTTATCTAGAAACGCTCAAGCTTCCTATCAACACAGAGAAAAGCCAAGTGGTCAGTAGCAAACAGCTTAACTTTCTTGGCTTTGCTTTTAAAGGCAAGAAGATAGTCTGGAGTCCGAAAAGTTTAGCCAACTTCAAACATCGCGTTCGTGAATTAACGGGGCGTTCGTGGGGAGTGAGCTGGATTTATCGGTATGAAAAACTCAGGCAGACTATTCAAGGCTGGGGAAACTACTTTGGGTTGAGCGAATATTACCGACCGATTCCGTTACTGGATCAATGGATACGGCGACGTATCAGGATGTGCTATTTAAAACAATGGCGTAGGATACGCACTCGTATCCGCAACCTAATGCGATTAGGCGTGTCCAAATCAGTGGCAATTAGTTTAGGTATGAGCTCAAAGGGATATTACCGCCTAGCGAAAACCAAGGCGGTACAGATTGCTTTAAATAACAAATGGCTCAAATCGCAAGGTTTAGTCTCGATTGAAGAGCAATGGGTTAAGTTCCATTATTCATAATGGGTAAGCGCTCAATAGAGCACGTACTTGCCCTATTCAGAAATGCCAGGTTTTTTAATGTTCCAAGGCAGCAAGGCCTCCACTTTATCAACCGTATCAGCATGGGGTAAAGCGGTGAGTACCTGCTTAAGATATTCATAAGGCTCCAATCCGTTTGCTTTGGCCGTTTCTATCAGGCTGTAATGTACGGCACTGGCATGAGCCCCCGCAGGTGTATCAGAAAATAACCAGGCTTTGCGCCCTATTACAAAGGGTCGAATCGCATTTTCCGCCAGAATATTGCTTATGTTGAGCTCCCCATTGCTGCAATACACATTAAGCTTATCCCACTGGTTGCTAAGATAAGTCATTGCCTTGCCTGTCAGGCTGTCTTTAGGCACTTTATGCCGGTTATCTTCCAGATAGGCTTTAAGCTGATTTAGTACCGGGATGCTTTTCTGTTGACGCTGCAGATACTTTTCATTCACCGAAAGTGTTTTGATTCCTCGTTCAATCACGTACAGTTTATTAATCAGGCTCAGTACTTTGCCTGCTTTTGAGGGCTTGTTGTTTTTGCCCTTCTTGGCTTTGGGTTGTGCATTATGCGCTTCTTTAAAATAACGACGCGCATGATCCCAGCATCCCAATTGAGTCATGCCATTTTTTAGGCATGCGGCATTGTATCCTGCATAGCCGTCGGTTTGCAGGTAGCCGCCATAGCCATCCAGCAGGCGCAGAGGCACCTCACCACTCCGAGATG
Coding sequences:
- a CDS encoding type I restriction enzyme, S subunit, which produces MSKLTTYKFSNLYDMSSGISSKPEQAGHGFPFVSFSTVFNNQFLPETLPNLMDTSEKERKIYSVKEGDIFLTRTSETLDELAMSSVAVREIKNATYSGFSKRLRPTQSDISYHKFMAFYLRSKLFRKTMKNNAIMTLRASLNEQIFSYLDLLLPEYKEQKKIGDYLYLLNQKIELNNKINTELEAMAKLIYDYWFVQFDFPDANGKPYKSSGGKMLYNEALKRDIPDGWEAKKIKEIASTGSGGTPLKSKNEYYYKGDIPWINSGEVNVPFIIKAKKFITKKGMDESSAKLFQSGAILMAMYGATAGKVSFINFPATTNQAICSIIPQNPHLNFYLKFGLEDLYRYLVNLSSGSARDNLSQDKIKELKFSIPSEELLEEYNLKIEPMMSLILLNLKEISELAELRDWLLPMLMNGQVTVKGA
- a CDS encoding outer membrane protein, with the protein product MNKKAIALIFLISTTCQAQNLLETYDLALQNDPFLRQAAANKLAIGEKKDQSIARLLPTVTANGSYAYQWQYQESLFNQKFPGQSTRNNYWDGQFTMNLVQPVFHWDQWVQLSQSEKQIAQAEASYVAEQQNLITKTTSAYFAVLAAQDDLAFIISEKNAIGRQLEQAKQRFDVGLIAITDVYEAQAGYDQSRSDEIAAVNAVDNAEEALMEIIGPYSAKLATLGETLPLTQPVPASLEEWNNSALVQNLQILIAKSETEILQDTIELQRSGHYPQLDIVSHVGFNDNSGNSWSHGNTQSVGMQLNIPIFEGGAVNSRTREAEYQLAQANENLIATQRAATKEVKNAYRGVMASISQVQALNAAVISGQSALEATDAGFEVGTRTMVDVLAATRNLTSAKSKYAQARYQFLISGIRLKNVTNSLSRADLEAINRYLN
- a CDS encoding paraquat-inducible protein B, which produces MSEPKQDDYFASLPESDIQSRSKLSIIWLVPLVALLTGAWIAYQAWSKMGPTITIAFKTADGLEAGKTKIKYKNVEIGQVTSIHLNHVTKNVEVIAEMSKDFKPFLSDQTRFWVVNARIDVSGVSGLETLLSGAYIGVDPSSSGKKMRQFTGLDIPPVVTRSTPGKHFILHTKDLGSIARDAPIYYRKFNVGQVENVKLNEDGKSVAIQIFVREPFDKWVYANSKFWNASGVDFEMSAQGISMNTESLVSILMGGIAFHSNEASRSASPATNNAEFKLYDNQEATLNINYKVGPQYIINFSESVRGLSIGAPVEFSGIQLGEVTDIQLRFDDDKKKFIVPVTMTVNYDRLDHKLISSEFEQYSTAHKERTNLLIKQGLRARLQTGNLLTGQLFIELDFFPHKKTYEIDWDAYTPEFPSVPGALGIIKHDIPNIIRKIDDMMTEVKELSYKLNHTVVPEISKTLQQTNKSLATIETTLQSNSPLQQDLHSTLREVNRAARSFKDLTDYLERHPESLLNGKEETIDE
- a CDS encoding paraquat-inducible protein A; amino-acid sequence: MQTIDLIISCHDCDLIQKIQHLPEDGTVRCYRCAAVLRKRQRIQPAKSIEHTLALVVTALVLFVMANAFPIIQLRAEGHELAATLIACVDYLFAHDMLLLAGLVFLTCIGAPLIQLTGLLYILLPLNFNRIPWLAPQIYRIVRTIGFWSMLEVLMLGILVSIVKLSALATVIPGIALWTFGLLIFVIAAILNDLDTEMLWQLISPKTQSTKSSILNRKQALTNCHNCNLLCTLPTKHSAQCPRCSSALHLRKPQSQSRSTALLLAAIIMFVPANLLPVMVITSLGKTEGDTIMSGVIHLAMYGDWPLALILFIASICVPLLKLLILSMLLITVQIKSQWRPKERTRLYRLTEIIGHWSMVDIFVATLMAALIQIQGLMTIEVGVGAVAFGSVVVLTMLAAKAFDPRLIWDNMEKINE
- a CDS encoding RNA-directed DNA polymerase, which encodes MWIHQHWADIQRGLQQGYYCPLPVKRVEIPKPNGGIRLLGIPSVHDRVIQQAITQVLQPLIDPDFSDHSHGFRPNRSAHDAVKSVQKGIKDGYGYAVDIDLSKFFDKVDHDLLMNRLGKWVTDKQLLALIGKYLRAEVSVKGKLEATHCGVPQGGPLSPLLANIMLDDLDRYLESKDYRFARYADDFVISVKSLQEGERIKAEVTAYLETLKLPINTEKSQVVSRKQLCFLGFAFKGKKIVWSPKSLANFKHRIRELTGRSWGVSWIYRYEKQWRRIRTRIRKLMRLGVSKSVAISLGMSSKGYYRLAKTKAVQLALNNKWLKLQGLVSIEEQWVKFHYS
- a CDS encoding cytochrome c peroxidase, translating into MKKIWFFVLFLACLIALPLSNLLGLNGKNKSIPINSTASIQFSQVSKILQNKCVDCHSPNMTRMPIYANLPIAKQLIEKDIKEARQRFILNKNNYSGEESFSPLMLARLENVINNKKMPPALYLSMHWSDSLNSEERTQILNWIKSERAIYPWSKDTVQKNKAEPVQPLPLTTDLDDNKVALGDKLFHDTLLSGDNTLSCASCHSLTKGGTDQLSVATGIRGQQGPINSPTVFNAMYNLAQFWDGRAKDLQDQAAGPVANPGEMGAIWKKVIERLKQVPEYQNSFSQLYPVSGITKATVTDAIAIFEKSLLTPNSKFDRYLRGNDEALSLKEKKGYLLFKQDCASCHFGPALGGLSYEKMGIERNYFAMRGSEMTEVDDGRFNVTKREIDRHVFKVPVLRNIEVTYPYFHDGSINNLSEAILIMGAVQVGKKYNDEQVNQLVSFLKTLTGEYQGKLLSSK